The stretch of DNA AATAATTATGGACTTAATCTTGATACGCAATCCATTATTGTTTGGGCAATTGATAAAAAACCTGAGCCGTTGATTACGCCGTATGAAGACTCTATGACGCTTTTTAATAAGTTACCAATAAAAGCTACAGAAGAAGATTTGATCGAAAAAGCCGAAACAGAAATTTATGCGGATTATTCCAAAAAACTAAAAAAATTTCTTTTGGGATATGGGAATGAAAAATATATAAAAAAGCATGCGCGAAAGATATGCATAGCCTTTTTTGATATCGCAACTACTGGTAGAATGGGATTAACTTTTTATCAAGAATTTCCTGAAGATACGTATCTAGAAAATATTGTAAATTGGCATAGCGAATCTTCATATCATCGTTTAGTTTTGATAAAAGAAAAAGATAGTAATGGGCAAGAAAAATCCAAGTTAATTAATTATATTGGCGCGCCGACTTTTGATGATATTTTATTCGCTATTTATGGAAAGCCCCGAGCCAACAACGATAAAACATATCAAATGTTAAAAAAGAAAATACGCAAACAAATGCTTGAATGCATGTTTGGAAATTTTCCTTTTCCCAAAAATATCGTTGAAGCCGCGGCAATAAGAGCTTCGCAACCATTATCTTTTACAGATAAAAATAATTCTTTTGATCCAAATGATTGGCAAAAAGCAATTTGCATATCATGTTCTCTAATAAGAAAATATTATAAGTTGGAGGAATCAAGCATGGAACTTGAAGAAAAAAGAACAGATAGGGATTATCTTTATGGTAGATTGCTAGCAATTGCGGACAGGCTAGAACAGGAAGCTATGTTTAAAGCGGAAAAAAGCGGTCAAAGGGCGACTAATTCCGTTCGTTTAATGAGCGCGTTTGCG from Clostridiales bacterium encodes:
- a CDS encoding CRISPR-associated protein; this encodes NNYGLNLDTQSIIVWAIDKKPEPLITPYEDSMTLFNKLPIKATEEDLIEKAETEIYADYSKKLKKFLLGYGNEKYIKKHARKICIAFFDIATTGRMGLTFYQEFPEDTYLENIVNWHSESSYHRLVLIKEKDSNGQEKSKLINYIGAPTFDDILFAIYGKPRANNDKTYQMLKKKIRKQMLECMFGNFPFPKNIVEAAAIRASQPLSFTDKNNSFDPNDWQKAICISCSLIRKYYKLEESSMELEEKRTDRDYLYGRLLAIADRLEQEAMFKAEKSGQRATNSVRLMSAFAVKPYQTWGMLYHQILPYRIQLNGAHFFQQKINEVMALFKEGDYEDNRPLSPLYLLGYSAQSRAFFKKQDKEDN